Part of the Labilibaculum antarcticum genome, ACCTTCTCCTTGTCCAACATACCATTCCAGCATCAAATACTGGTTTGACCTGTTCTTGAAAGGATTGTAATAAATTCGGGGGCGAAGAGTACCGGTCCACTCCCATTTCAATCCTTTTCTCATCATAATTTCAAAGTAAAGCTGTTTCGGAACGGCCTCGTAGGAAAGCGATAGTTCCCCGAGCCCCCGATAATCCAGAATGTCCGGATTACCTGATTTATAGCCAAATGGCATCCAAACTTTTATCTTTCCCAAAATCGTACGACTGAATTTGGTTGTGTATTCCGCACTAATTCTATTCCAACTTCTGGAAAAGGTACTGTCTCTTCCATTTGATTCGTGCTCTAAGCTCAAAACACCCAAGCCATTCAGGTTATGGTTTTTATCAAAAAAAGCCCTGCCTATGCTTATCGTAGGGTTAAAATCTATCGCTTTAAAAGGTAACGATTCCGCATAAATATCCCAAAAAGCCGTTTGACTGTAGGTCATAAAAAGATAAGTGTCCCAAGGCATGATACGTCTTGAGATCATCTGCTTAAAACTGATCTGGTATTTTGCGTTGGCCGAATTTCTGTTGATGCTCCCATTGGTGGGAACGCCCGAAATAAAATAATTATCCTTATAAATGGAAAAATAGGGCATTTTACCAATCGAATCCTTGAATGTCTCTTTCGTCAGTTCTTGTGCGTTCACTTTTTGGAACTGGGTACAGATAAATAGGAATAGACCAAAAAGGAGAACGTTCTTTGCATAATTTTCATAATTCATAGTCATTGTTTTAGAGCATTTTGCCGAGCCTTTGCTGAGAGCTCATAAAATTTTCTTCTCATTGTAGTTGAGGCTATTGCATACAAAATGCCTTTGCTTACCACATATCCTTATCAGTAACTTTGCCACGTTAAAATACAATTACAGTTTAAGACTTAAAAGTTAGTCCCGTTTTGGTGCACATAAGTAGATGTTTACTGATTTGGAGGTAAATGTAATCATTTATTGTTGTAGAAATTGGTTGGATTATTACTTGCTTTTAACGTGAATCACACTTGTAATTATTTGGTCGAATTTAAATTCATCTTTTAAGGTTTTGGGTGTATTGATTGCTGCAAAATGTGTTGAAACGAAGCTAATTAGTAGAAGTAAACAAAAAGAAATTGAACTAAAAAAGGGACAATCAATAGAAATTGATTGCTAATAAAAAATACGACCGCCCAATCGAGTAAAAAATGGCTCCCATTTGTTCGTTGCACAATAAACCATTTAAATGCAACGCATAAAATATCCATGAATCATCTCTGACTATCGGATTTTTTGCTTTTATTTTTGCGTCAAATCGCTTCGAGAACATTTGCTCTTCCCCGTTTTTTGCGTATCAAAGTTTGTTATCGAAGAGCTTGGCTATATTTCTCAGGAAGATCATACACAAATAAGAACCTTAATTCTATTTCTATGTATCCTTAAAACCGCTATATTTAAAACTTAATTGAGCCGTTTAATAAGTTCTTAGAGAGACTGCCCTTATTGGCTATTCAACAAATAAATCGCAACCAACTTAAATTACTACTTATTTAATATGAAGAAAATATTTATCTTATTTTGTGTGGCTCAAATTTGTTTGCTTGGATGCAAATCAAATAAAATAACGAATACAGAAGTGATCACACTAGTCAAGACGACTAAAAGTTGGAATGGCACACCACTTCCAAAATATCTTGATGGTAATCCCGAAATAACCATTTTGAAAATAATTATTCCTCCAAAAACAAAATTGGAATTACATAAACATCCGGAAATTAACGCTGGCCTTGTACTAAAGGGTGAATTAACTGTAATTAGTGAAACGAATGATACACTTTATCTTAAAGCGGGTGAACCAATCGTAGAATTAGTAAACACATGGCATTTTGGGCGAAATGATAGCAATAAGCCTGTGGAGATAATTGTTTTTTACGCGGGAATTAAAGAAACCCCAATCACTATATTAAAAAAACAGGATTAATCGAACCAGCTAAAGAAGTAGGCTCCCACTAGGCTATTAGCCTTGCCGAAAACCGCTCACACCAACAGATACCTCGAAAATCAGGTACAAACCAATCGGGTTTATTCATAAATAATTTCAATCAAAATGGCATTGCCTTTGGGCTTACATGCTAATTTATTTGGCATTTTATTTTCATGCTTTGTTTTTGTCTTTATCCAAATATCCCCTAAGAGAGAACATTTATAAAAATGTTCTTAACTTTGCATATGAGGGAATTGCAAAAATATCCCGAACTTTCCAATAATGAGTTGAATCCTTCAGGGCGGATCATCAACTTTAATAAAATAATCCTTTAAAAAGAAAGTTTTGCGTTTGGATCAAAAGGGATGCCAAATAAGCTTAGAGGAAAAATAGCCCATGTCGCCGAACATCAAAATGGAATCGGTCCTGCTTATGCCATTTCTCAAATTATAAATGTGTTGATGTAATTGAACAATAAGCAGAACAAATAGGTTTGCAAGTCGAGCACTTGAAAACGCCTTTAAAGGATCGGAAGATTTTGGCTATTTTAGTGATCAACTTAATTATGAAGTGTTGGTTCATTTATCAGAGTCCATTAAAAGAATAGTAATATAAATAATCATAACTTTTATAATCTATAAAACGAATAATGATAGAAAATATAATATTATTTAAATATGGCGGCAATGCCATGACGAATCAAAATCTTAAATCGAAGATATTAGCAAATATTTGCTCTTTGAAAGACAAAGGATATCAAGTTGTGATTGTTCACGGTGGTGGCCCTTTTATTAAAGAAACACTTAAAATTGCCAATATCGAATCAGAATTCGTTGATGGATTACGAAAAACAACACCTGAAGCAATGGAATATGTCGAAATGGCATTGAAAGGAAAGGTCAATGGAAGTCTGGTTTCAATAATAAATGAAATGGGCCATAAAGCTGTTGGCTTGTCGGGTAAAGATGGACAAAGCGTTCTTGCTAAAAAACATATGCATGAGCACAAAACAAACGGAAAAGTTGAACTTGTTGATTTAGGACAGGTGGGAGATGTCGCAAGCGTTGACACTTCCTTAATCGAATTGTTATTAGAAAATAATTTCATTCCTGTAATCACTTGCATTGCTTCTGATAAAAAGGGACTTGATTATAATATTAACGGCGATTTGTTTGCAGGTCATTTAGCTGGTGCACTTTCAGCAGAACAATATGTTATTTTAACAGATGTTGACGGATTAAGGCTCGAGAAGAACGATCCAGCTTCCATTATCCATGAACTTAAGGTAACTGAAATAGATCGACTTAAAGAAATAGAATGTATCCAAGGAGGGATGATCCCAAAAATAGATTCTTGTAAAATTGCCTTGGAAAAAGGAGCTAAACTTGCAAGAATCATCAATGGAACAGTTCCAGAACAAATTGCAAGTCTTTTTGAAAATAAAGAAGTTGGAACAGCAATCAGTACCAAATTTTAAAACAAAAATAATGATACAGAAATTGAATAGAACATACGATGATCTTGATAAAAAGTATTATTTACAAACTTTTAAACGTTACCCTTTAACTTTCGATCATGGGAAAGGCTCCCATATCTGGGATGTGGAAGGCAACGAATACATTGATATGTTGGGAGGTATCGCTGTTAATAGTGTTGGACATAG contains:
- a CDS encoding phospholipase A, yielding MNYENYAKNVLLFGLFLFICTQFQKVNAQELTKETFKDSIGKMPYFSIYKDNYFISGVPTNGSINRNSANAKYQISFKQMISRRIMPWDTYLFMTYSQTAFWDIYAESLPFKAIDFNPTISIGRAFFDKNHNLNGLGVLSLEHESNGRDSTFSRSWNRISAEYTTKFSRTILGKIKVWMPFGYKSGNPDILDYRGLGELSLSYEAVPKQLYFEIMMRKGLKWEWTGTLRPRIYYNPFKNRSNQYLMLEWYVGQGEGLGNYQESISMLRLGYVIKSSELNFLKRKRSK
- a CDS encoding cupin domain-containing protein, translated to MKKIFILFCVAQICLLGCKSNKITNTEVITLVKTTKSWNGTPLPKYLDGNPEITILKIIIPPKTKLELHKHPEINAGLVLKGELTVISETNDTLYLKAGEPIVELVNTWHFGRNDSNKPVEIIVFYAGIKETPITILKKQD
- the argB gene encoding acetylglutamate kinase; this translates as MIENIILFKYGGNAMTNQNLKSKILANICSLKDKGYQVVIVHGGGPFIKETLKIANIESEFVDGLRKTTPEAMEYVEMALKGKVNGSLVSIINEMGHKAVGLSGKDGQSVLAKKHMHEHKTNGKVELVDLGQVGDVASVDTSLIELLLENNFIPVITCIASDKKGLDYNINGDLFAGHLAGALSAEQYVILTDVDGLRLEKNDPASIIHELKVTEIDRLKEIECIQGGMIPKIDSCKIALEKGAKLARIINGTVPEQIASLFENKEVGTAISTKF